Proteins encoded within one genomic window of Pararhizobium capsulatum DSM 1112:
- a CDS encoding L,D-transpeptidase, whose protein sequence is MPPEYSLSRRTFILGAASMTTLLAGCSTVPGGRSTPVPTRISRPVIPPTQEELVSMYGPIEDGGFLIPAIPFEKIDPRFYRQRVIDPTGETPGSIVVDTPSRFLYVVEPGGTAMRYGVGIGRDGFAWQGEGVIHWRQAWPRWKPPNEMVARQPNLERYSIVNGGMEPGLKNPLGARALYIFQNGQDTLYRLHGSPEWNSIGKAVSSGCVRLMNQDVIDLYDRVPYKARIVVRQ, encoded by the coding sequence ATGCCTCCAGAATACAGTCTTTCGCGAAGGACCTTCATCCTTGGCGCAGCCTCCATGACCACCCTGCTTGCCGGATGCTCCACCGTGCCCGGCGGCCGGTCCACGCCGGTGCCTACCCGCATCAGCCGCCCCGTCATTCCGCCGACGCAGGAAGAGCTCGTGTCGATGTATGGTCCGATTGAGGATGGCGGCTTCCTCATTCCGGCGATTCCCTTCGAGAAGATCGATCCGCGCTTCTATCGCCAGCGCGTCATCGACCCGACCGGTGAAACGCCGGGCTCGATCGTTGTCGATACTCCTTCGCGCTTCCTCTATGTTGTCGAACCGGGTGGCACGGCCATGCGTTACGGTGTCGGTATCGGCCGCGACGGTTTCGCCTGGCAGGGCGAAGGCGTGATCCACTGGCGACAGGCATGGCCGCGCTGGAAGCCGCCGAATGAGATGGTCGCCCGCCAGCCGAACCTCGAGCGCTACTCCATCGTCAATGGCGGCATGGAGCCGGGCCTCAAGAACCCGCTCGGCGCCCGTGCGCTCTACATCTTTCAGAATGGCCAGGACACGCTCTACCGACTGCACGGTTCGCCCGAGTGGAATTCCATCGGCAAGGCCGTGTCGTCAGGCTGCGTGCGCCTGATGAACCAGGACGTCATCGATCTCTATGATCGCGTGCCCTACAAGGCCCGCATCGTGGTGCGCCAGTAA
- a CDS encoding TetR/AcrR family transcriptional regulator has translation MTGLRAKQKADKNRRILEAATTLFREVGYDAARIEDIAERAEVSVGTFYNYYQNKGDMLLATVAMEVEEVLEAGEPIVANPPAGVLAALTALINQYYDHSLVYLSKEMWRTAMALSIQQPETPFSKRYTDLDRRLCTQVSTLVQKLQQRGAVLMGIDTVAVGAMFFNNLNMMFTEFVRDEAMQLERLKDDVARQNKPLASLISTPNF, from the coding sequence GTGACGGGGCTGCGCGCAAAACAGAAGGCCGACAAGAACAGACGCATCCTGGAGGCGGCGACGACGCTGTTCCGGGAGGTTGGCTACGATGCTGCGCGGATCGAGGATATCGCCGAGCGCGCCGAGGTTTCTGTCGGCACTTTCTATAATTATTACCAGAACAAGGGCGACATGCTGCTTGCGACGGTCGCCATGGAGGTGGAGGAGGTGCTGGAGGCCGGCGAGCCGATCGTCGCCAATCCTCCCGCCGGCGTGCTGGCGGCACTCACGGCGCTCATCAACCAGTATTACGACCATTCTCTCGTCTATCTCAGCAAGGAGATGTGGCGCACCGCCATGGCGCTTTCGATCCAGCAGCCCGAAACACCGTTTTCCAAGCGCTATACCGATCTCGACCGCAGGCTTTGCACGCAGGTCTCGACGCTGGTGCAGAAGCTGCAGCAACGGGGTGCGGTTCTCATGGGTATCGATACGGTCGCCGTTGGCGCGATGTTCTTCAACAACCTGAACATGATGTTCACGGAGTTCGTGCGCGACGAGGCGATGCAGCTGGAGCGATTGAAGGATGACGTCGCGCGCCAGAACAAACCGCTGGCGTCGCTGATCAGCACACCTAATTTCTAA
- a CDS encoding ABC transporter permease, with amino-acid sequence MRFELRSKPSRIMVWCSPLISLSLTAIVAMIIFASAGLDPLASLVTFLTAPLVDLYGLGELLIKAAPLVLIAIGLAIGFRAGIWNVGAEGQLTVGVIFSGYVALHYGPSGSGWVLPAMVIAGAVGGMVWAAIPAWLRVRFNANEILVSLMLNYVAALWLSWLIFGAWRDPAGFNFPQSEPLAPAALFPTLIEGTRANASIIFAVVAVVLGWIFASRSFAGFQLKVTGLSEGAARYAGFSISRAVWIGMLVSGAVAGISGVGEIAGPLAQIFPTASPGYGYSAIIVAFLGRLNPIGILLSGLLMALLYLAGDLAQMSLGMPSSITGLLQSTLLFFLLTTDVLVQYRIRLRGPIKEGASA; translated from the coding sequence ATGCGCTTTGAGCTGCGTTCGAAACCTTCCCGCATCATGGTCTGGTGCTCGCCGCTGATCTCGCTTTCGCTGACGGCGATCGTCGCGATGATCATCTTCGCCTCCGCCGGGCTCGATCCGCTTGCCTCGCTGGTGACGTTCCTGACGGCCCCGCTGGTCGATCTCTACGGTTTGGGCGAATTGCTGATCAAGGCCGCACCACTCGTGCTGATCGCCATCGGCCTCGCCATCGGCTTTCGCGCCGGTATCTGGAATGTCGGCGCCGAGGGGCAGCTGACGGTCGGCGTCATCTTTTCCGGCTATGTTGCGCTTCACTATGGTCCAAGCGGCAGCGGCTGGGTTCTACCCGCGATGGTCATTGCCGGTGCTGTCGGCGGCATGGTCTGGGCCGCGATCCCGGCCTGGCTGCGGGTACGGTTCAACGCCAATGAAATCCTCGTCAGCCTGATGCTGAACTATGTGGCGGCGCTCTGGCTCTCCTGGCTGATCTTCGGTGCCTGGCGCGATCCCGCAGGCTTCAACTTTCCCCAGTCCGAGCCGCTGGCGCCGGCCGCGCTCTTTCCGACACTGATCGAAGGCACGCGCGCCAATGCCAGCATTATCTTCGCCGTTGTTGCGGTGGTGCTGGGCTGGATCTTCGCCAGCCGCTCCTTCGCGGGTTTCCAGTTGAAGGTTACTGGGCTTTCGGAAGGGGCGGCCCGTTATGCAGGTTTCAGCATCAGTCGCGCGGTCTGGATCGGCATGCTGGTGAGCGGCGCCGTGGCCGGTATCTCCGGTGTTGGCGAGATCGCCGGGCCGCTGGCGCAGATCTTCCCGACGGCGTCTCCGGGCTACGGCTATTCGGCGATCATCGTCGCCTTCCTCGGGCGGCTGAACCCGATCGGCATTCTGCTTTCCGGCCTGCTGATGGCGTTGCTCTATCTGGCCGGCGATCTCGCGCAGATGTCGCTCGGCATGCCGTCCTCGATCACCGGCCTGCTGCAGAGCACGCTCCTGTTCTTCCTGCTTACTACTGATGTCCTCGTTCAATACCGCATCCGTCTGCGTGGCCCGATCAAGGAAGGTGCATCCGCATGA
- a CDS encoding ABC transporter permease, with protein MNQFLPILIATLVAGTPLVYSALGELVAERSGVLNMGVEGMMVIGAVVAFIVMMTTGSLFLAIIAAMLAAMLLALMFAVLAVSFRANQVAVGLALTIFGTSLGSYLGKSYVGMAIVMEPSVLTAYAARIPLLGSVLGQLHPLVWLSWVLFAGVWFFLQRSRAGLILKAVGEAPLSAHALGYRVSAIRYLATLFGGAMAGVAGAYISIVYTSLWTEGLIAGRGWIAVALVVFATWRPVRCFLGAYLFGGATIAQLFAQSAGIGLPSELMSALPYLVTIIVLVLISRNAALMRLNIPASLGKPFTAEG; from the coding sequence ATGAACCAGTTTCTCCCCATCCTGATCGCAACTCTGGTCGCCGGAACGCCTCTGGTCTATTCGGCCCTTGGTGAACTTGTGGCCGAGCGCTCCGGTGTTCTCAACATGGGTGTCGAGGGCATGATGGTGATCGGCGCGGTCGTTGCCTTCATCGTGATGATGACCACTGGCAGCCTCTTCCTCGCGATCATCGCGGCCATGCTGGCGGCGATGCTGCTTGCCCTGATGTTTGCCGTTCTGGCGGTCAGCTTCCGGGCAAATCAGGTGGCGGTCGGCCTGGCGCTGACGATCTTCGGCACCAGCCTCGGCTCCTATCTCGGCAAGTCCTATGTCGGCATGGCGATCGTCATGGAGCCGTCTGTGCTCACAGCCTATGCGGCGCGCATTCCGCTGCTTGGAAGCGTGCTCGGCCAGCTTCATCCGCTGGTGTGGCTCTCCTGGGTGCTGTTTGCCGGGGTCTGGTTCTTCCTGCAGCGCAGCCGCGCAGGCCTTATCCTCAAGGCTGTCGGCGAAGCCCCGCTGTCGGCCCATGCGCTCGGCTATCGCGTCAGCGCGATCCGCTATCTCGCGACCCTGTTCGGTGGCGCGATGGCGGGCGTTGCCGGCGCCTATATCTCGATCGTCTACACCTCGCTCTGGACCGAAGGCCTGATCGCCGGCCGCGGCTGGATTGCCGTGGCGCTGGTGGTCTTTGCGACATGGCGACCGGTGCGTTGTTTTCTCGGTGCCTACCTGTTTGGCGGTGCGACCATCGCGCAGCTTTTTGCCCAGAGTGCCGGCATTGGCCTGCCTTCCGAACTCATGTCCGCCTTGCCCTATCTCGTCACCATCATCGTGCTGGTGCTGATTTCCCGCAATGCGGCGCTGATGCGCCTCAACATTCCCGCTTCCCTTGGAAAGCCTTTCACCGCGGAAGGCTGA
- a CDS encoding ABC transporter ATP-binding protein translates to MSSSAAAPSEYRLELRGIRKAYPSVIANDGVELRVAPGEIHAVVGENGAGKSTLMKIIYGMVRPDAGDMLWNGREVEIASPADAQRLGIGMVFQHFALFDTLTVAENIALAMPDKPRLDALSRDISAMAERYGLPIDPRRHIYTMSVGERQRVEIVRALLQHPQLLILDEPTSVLTPQAVETLFVTLRQIAADGCSILYISHKLNEIQALCHSATILRGGKVTGVCDPRQESPASMARLMTGNDLAAVRQRRQMKGQPVRLEVEKLDLPTDDPFGTTLRDINLSVRGGEILGIAGVSGNGQAELLAALSGEATLSQRQTIRIDGRPVGHLDPLRRRALGLCSVPEDRLHQGSVPSLPLSENVLLTANRKGAVEKGMISFRGVTAFAERCIKAFDVRCSGPQAQAGSLSGGNLQKFIIGREILQEPGVLVVSQPTWGVDVGAAIVIRQALLDLRDRGAAIVVISEELDELFEIADRIAVIAGGRLTEAVSREAANRDAIGIAMAGGELKVEEGTTQEMAHAL, encoded by the coding sequence ATGTCATCAAGCGCAGCAGCACCGTCAGAATATCGCCTTGAGCTTCGCGGAATCCGCAAGGCCTATCCGTCCGTGATTGCCAATGATGGTGTGGAGCTCAGGGTTGCACCCGGCGAGATCCATGCCGTCGTCGGTGAAAACGGCGCGGGCAAGTCGACGCTGATGAAGATCATCTACGGTATGGTTCGGCCCGATGCCGGCGATATGCTTTGGAATGGACGTGAAGTGGAAATCGCTTCACCTGCGGATGCGCAGCGGCTCGGCATCGGCATGGTGTTCCAGCATTTCGCCCTGTTCGATACGTTGACTGTCGCTGAAAACATCGCGCTTGCCATGCCGGACAAGCCGCGGCTTGATGCGCTTTCTCGTGATATCAGCGCCATGGCCGAGCGTTACGGCCTTCCGATCGATCCGCGCCGGCATATCTACACCATGTCAGTCGGCGAACGGCAGCGGGTCGAGATCGTGCGGGCGCTGCTGCAGCATCCGCAACTGCTGATCCTCGATGAGCCGACATCGGTTTTGACGCCGCAGGCGGTGGAGACATTGTTCGTCACCCTGCGCCAGATCGCGGCAGATGGATGCAGCATTCTCTATATCAGCCACAAGCTCAACGAGATCCAGGCGCTGTGCCACAGCGCCACCATCCTGCGCGGCGGCAAGGTGACCGGGGTTTGCGATCCCCGGCAGGAAAGCCCGGCCTCTATGGCGCGGCTGATGACCGGTAACGATCTGGCCGCAGTCCGCCAACGCCGGCAGATGAAGGGGCAGCCAGTCCGACTGGAGGTCGAGAAGCTCGACCTGCCGACCGACGATCCCTTCGGTACGACCCTACGGGATATCAACCTTTCGGTGCGTGGCGGTGAAATCCTCGGTATCGCCGGTGTGTCGGGCAACGGGCAGGCGGAACTGCTGGCGGCCCTTTCGGGGGAGGCAACGCTGTCGCAGCGCCAGACGATCCGCATAGATGGCAGGCCTGTCGGTCACCTCGATCCATTGCGTCGCCGGGCGCTTGGCCTCTGCTCGGTGCCGGAAGACCGGCTGCACCAGGGCTCTGTACCATCCCTGCCATTGTCCGAAAACGTGCTGCTCACCGCCAATCGCAAGGGTGCGGTGGAGAAGGGCATGATCAGCTTTCGTGGCGTCACGGCTTTTGCGGAGCGCTGCATCAAGGCTTTCGATGTCCGATGCTCCGGTCCGCAGGCGCAGGCAGGCAGCCTGTCCGGCGGCAACCTCCAGAAGTTCATCATCGGACGGGAAATCCTGCAGGAGCCCGGCGTGCTCGTCGTCTCGCAGCCCACATGGGGCGTGGATGTCGGTGCTGCGATCGTCATCCGTCAGGCGCTGCTCGACCTGCGCGACCGGGGTGCGGCGATCGTCGTGATTTCGGAGGAGCTGGACGAATTGTTCGAGATTGCCGACCGCATCGCCGTCATCGCCGGCGGGCGTCTCACCGAAGCCGTATCGCGCGAAGCGGCGAACCGGGATGCAATCGGTATCGCCATGGCGGGCGGCGAACTGAAGGTCGAAGAGGGCACGACACAGGAGATGGCCCATGCGCTTTGA
- a CDS encoding YybH family protein — protein MDTELSSVLAAADQLVEAFGRHDTDAYFAAFAPDASFIFHNLDHVLMSRADYRAEWRLWEERDGFRVKDCRSSERAVRLAGDVAIFSHRVETTVEFNGEPVTSVERETIVFERSEDGSWLAIHEHLSKLP, from the coding sequence ATGGATACCGAACTGTCGAGCGTGTTGGCTGCGGCCGACCAGTTGGTCGAGGCTTTTGGCCGACATGATACGGATGCTTACTTCGCCGCCTTCGCGCCGGATGCGAGCTTCATCTTCCACAATCTCGACCATGTTCTCATGAGCCGCGCCGACTACCGCGCAGAATGGAGGCTCTGGGAGGAGCGCGATGGCTTTCGTGTGAAAGACTGCCGCTCAAGCGAGCGCGCGGTGCGCCTCGCCGGTGACGTCGCGATCTTCTCGCATCGCGTTGAAACGACGGTGGAATTCAACGGGGAGCCGGTAACGTCAGTTGAACGCGAGACGATCGTCTTCGAACGTTCAGAAGACGGCAGCTGGCTCGCCATTCACGAGCATCTTTCCAAGCTGCCGTGA
- a CDS encoding GntR family transcriptional regulator produces MSSNSDRVEIAHRTLRQAIIEQALKAGTKLPEDDIGQHFSMSRTLVRVVLSKLQAQGLVDTYHKRTATVAQPSLEEARDAFAVRRALEREVMKSVMKRWSPVIEKILREHVQEEEAAHAKGDVRLSTRLAGEFHLKLAELSGNALLERYLSELVSRCSLILAMYSRPHSSECAISEHSSLIGALKSGDLAVAEHLMDEHLSSVESRALIEEDLAVEPELGTILSRYTSRG; encoded by the coding sequence ATGTCGTCAAATTCCGACCGCGTAGAAATTGCCCACCGGACCCTGCGTCAGGCCATTATTGAGCAGGCATTGAAAGCCGGTACCAAGCTGCCGGAGGACGATATCGGGCAGCATTTCTCGATGAGCCGCACCCTCGTGCGTGTCGTGCTATCAAAGCTTCAGGCTCAGGGCCTTGTCGATACCTACCACAAGCGGACGGCGACCGTTGCCCAGCCGAGCCTTGAAGAGGCTCGCGACGCATTCGCTGTTCGTCGTGCGCTTGAGCGTGAGGTGATGAAAAGCGTCATGAAGCGCTGGAGCCCTGTGATCGAAAAGATCCTGCGCGAGCACGTGCAGGAAGAAGAGGCGGCCCATGCAAAAGGTGACGTGCGTCTCTCTACACGCCTAGCCGGAGAGTTCCATCTGAAGCTTGCCGAGCTTTCCGGCAATGCGCTGCTGGAACGCTATCTGTCCGAACTTGTATCCCGCTGCTCGCTTATCCTTGCCATGTATAGCCGTCCGCATTCCAGTGAATGCGCGATCAGCGAGCATTCGTCCCTGATCGGTGCGCTGAAATCCGGCGACCTCGCCGTTGCCGAGCATCTTATGGACGAGCATCTCTCCTCCGTGGAAAGCCGCGCCCTAATCGAGGAAGACCTCGCGGTGGAGCCGGAACTGGGTACGATCCTGTCGCGCTACACCAGCCGCGGCTGA